One genomic region from Bacteroidales bacterium WCE2008 encodes:
- a CDS encoding Starch-binding associating with outer membrane, whose protein sequence is MKLYKLFTLVAVAGLTVSCGDDFLTTHSTQQGEAGGAATEGAILSYLASSYQPLLLDSYANYNYNAVFLLADMRSDDLYKGGGDASDQGWMYQLSQFNIDAASSPSGLWSIYFAGIARANNTLIACENAVGFDSDVAKAHLAQYKAEALFLRAYYTHLLWKYYGNIPYFTEPLPEPYMAKQLSFDEVYEKIMEDIDAAETLDALEMNTNGGNNQARVSKAALLMLKARVVMYKKDSSKYAEVAADMAEIINSHAFGLMSDFDSIWGNEGEFCKESIFESNQLPTGKGWGNAWGGYGTNLPAFISPNELNDPDGVYKGGWGFGPVRVEAWEMYEDGDVRREGSINDWRNKGSYGARFQNTGLFQKKYAARIGYNDLPGDQDLNYANNLRIFRYAETLLNYAELVAAGTAEQGGVSAQTCLDEIRTRAGVGSIALSTANVKLERRKEFLGEGMRFWDLIRWGEAEAALTENDPANNTTRTFKAGKDEFVPIPQSEMSRTAGTDYALTQNNGY, encoded by the coding sequence ATGAAATTATATAAGCTTTTCACACTTGTGGCCGTTGCAGGGTTGACAGTCTCTTGCGGAGACGACTTCCTTACGACCCATTCGACCCAGCAGGGAGAGGCCGGTGGTGCTGCGACAGAGGGAGCAATCCTCTCTTACCTTGCCTCATCATACCAGCCGCTACTTCTGGACAGCTACGCAAACTATAATTACAATGCTGTATTCCTCCTCGCCGACATGCGTTCCGACGACCTCTACAAAGGTGGCGGAGACGCTTCCGACCAGGGCTGGATGTATCAGCTTTCCCAGTTCAACATCGACGCCGCTTCCAGCCCGTCAGGTCTCTGGAGTATCTACTTTGCCGGTATAGCAAGAGCCAACAATACCCTTATCGCCTGCGAGAATGCAGTAGGTTTCGACTCGGATGTAGCCAAGGCCCATCTCGCCCAGTATAAGGCAGAAGCTCTCTTCCTCCGCGCATACTACACTCACCTTCTCTGGAAATACTACGGAAACATTCCATACTTCACGGAACCGCTTCCTGAGCCATACATGGCCAAGCAGCTTTCTTTCGACGAAGTCTATGAGAAAATAATGGAAGACATCGATGCAGCGGAGACACTCGACGCTCTCGAGATGAACACCAACGGAGGCAACAATCAGGCTCGCGTAAGCAAAGCCGCCCTCCTTATGCTCAAGGCGCGCGTTGTCATGTACAAGAAAGATTCTTCCAAATATGCCGAGGTCGCAGCCGACATGGCTGAAATCATCAACAGCCACGCATTCGGTCTGATGTCCGATTTCGACTCGATCTGGGGCAACGAGGGCGAATTCTGCAAAGAATCGATCTTCGAGAGCAACCAGCTTCCTACCGGAAAGGGATGGGGCAACGCCTGGGGCGGTTACGGAACCAACCTTCCTGCCTTCATCTCTCCTAACGAGCTGAATGACCCTGACGGTGTCTACAAAGGCGGCTGGGGCTTCGGTCCGGTACGAGTAGAGGCGTGGGAAATGTACGAAGACGGCGACGTACGCCGCGAAGGCTCGATTAACGACTGGAGAAACAAGGGTTCATACGGAGCACGTTTCCAGAACACTGGTCTCTTCCAGAAGAAATATGCAGCCCGCATAGGATACAACGACCTTCCTGGCGACCAGGACCTCAACTACGCCAACAACCTTCGAATCTTCCGCTACGCCGAGACCCTTCTCAACTATGCAGAACTTGTCGCAGCCGGCACGGCCGAGCAGGGAGGAGTTTCCGCCCAGACATGCCTTGACGAGATCCGCACCCGTGCCGGTGTCGGTTCCATCGCCCTTTCGACAGCCAACGTCAAACTTGAAAGACGTAAGGAATTCCTCGGAGAGGGTATGCGTTTCTGGGATCTTATCCGCTGGGGAGAGGCCGAGGCTGCTCTTACAGAGAACGATCCTGCCAACAACACTACCCGTACATTCAAGGCCGGAAAAGACGAATTCGTTCCTATCCCTCAGTCTGAGATGAGCAGGACAGCCGGTACCGACTATGCTCTCACCCAGAACAACGGTTATTAA
- a CDS encoding Beta-glucanase, GH16 family: protein MKRILATITCLLMLTACNGSENTPDKREETVPEITLSAETVTIPEKGGTERVKVKVNTAWSIKTDQSWLTLSAKELYKGESILNLSAGENLTGTTREATVSFTSGKEKKELQVIQPCLVPELTLSSTKLELSGEAGSASVTTEANTTWTAETDGAFWLKISAKAIRSGSQEFTVTVLKNYSEEPRTAKVTFTSGSSKVELEVIQAKGEPFADGAFVPEGYQLAWHDEFDGEKVDPDNWRFEDWAPGRVNHELQRYVAGGERDGKKTAFIEDGALNIRAMKHNGEVISARMNSKAAWKYGYMEARIWLPKGLGTWPAFWMMPTDQSLGWPKCGEIDILEEVGANPEYTSSSIHTESYNHVKNTQKTHEQLTEGAENEYHIYSCRWTAEALEFYVDGKLHLTFRNDGAGNVSTWPFDKEFFIILNLAWGGDWGGYKGIDESALPTTMKIDYVRVYQK, encoded by the coding sequence ATGAAGAGAATTCTTGCGACTATAACCTGCCTCCTGATGCTTACGGCATGCAACGGCTCGGAAAACACCCCGGACAAAAGGGAAGAAACCGTGCCCGAAATCACGCTAAGCGCAGAAACAGTGACGATACCTGAAAAAGGCGGAACAGAAAGAGTAAAAGTTAAGGTAAACACGGCCTGGTCGATAAAGACAGACCAGTCCTGGCTGACCCTATCCGCAAAAGAACTTTACAAAGGCGAAAGCATACTGAACCTCTCCGCCGGCGAAAACCTTACGGGAACAACCCGCGAGGCCACAGTCAGCTTCACCTCCGGAAAGGAAAAGAAGGAACTGCAGGTTATCCAGCCATGCCTCGTACCGGAACTGACCCTTTCTTCCACCAAATTGGAACTCAGCGGAGAAGCCGGCAGCGCTTCAGTGACCACTGAAGCCAATACGACCTGGACGGCAGAGACGGACGGAGCTTTCTGGCTCAAGATTTCCGCAAAAGCGATCAGATCCGGCAGCCAGGAGTTTACTGTAACGGTCCTCAAAAACTACTCGGAAGAGCCGAGGACGGCAAAGGTGACATTCACATCAGGCAGCAGTAAAGTCGAGCTGGAGGTAATCCAGGCCAAGGGCGAACCGTTCGCGGACGGTGCATTCGTACCTGAAGGCTACCAGCTGGCATGGCACGACGAATTCGATGGTGAAAAAGTCGACCCGGACAACTGGAGGTTCGAAGACTGGGCCCCGGGAAGAGTAAACCATGAGCTCCAGAGATATGTCGCAGGAGGAGAACGCGACGGAAAGAAGACTGCCTTCATAGAAGACGGTGCGCTGAACATACGCGCGATGAAACACAACGGAGAAGTGATTTCCGCAAGAATGAACAGCAAGGCCGCATGGAAATACGGTTATATGGAAGCCAGGATCTGGCTCCCGAAAGGTCTGGGCACATGGCCGGCATTCTGGATGATGCCGACAGACCAGAGTCTCGGATGGCCGAAATGCGGCGAGATCGATATCCTGGAAGAGGTCGGCGCAAATCCGGAATATACTTCCTCATCGATCCATACAGAAAGCTACAACCATGTCAAGAATACCCAGAAGACCCACGAGCAGCTTACCGAAGGCGCAGAAAATGAATACCATATCTATTCATGCAGATGGACGGCCGAAGCTCTGGAGTTCTATGTTGACGGGAAGCTGCACCTGACCTTCAGGAACGACGGCGCCGGCAACGTATCGACATGGCCGTTCGACAAAGAATTTTTCATTATCCTGAACCTGGCTTGGGGCGGAGACTGGGGTGGCTACAAAGGGATAGACGAGAGCGCACTTCCGACCACCATGAAAATCGACTACGTCAGGGTATATCAGAAATAA
- a CDS encoding beta-glucosidase: MRHNINLLLPFVAIAITISCSGPSASTVGSTPEIEKRIDKLLSQMTLQEKIGQMNQISAGGSVEPFADAVRNGQVGSILNETDPGRVNELQRIAVEESRLGIPILIARDVIHGFNTVFPIPLGIAATFDPQLAEEGARVAAIEATSVGVRWTFSPMLDIARDPRWGRIAEGSGEDPYLDARMGEALVRGYQGEPGDSTSMAACIKHFVGYGAAEGGRDYNSTYLTERQLRNVYLPPFEAGVKAGAMTLMTSFNDNDGVPSTGNRFIVNDILRDEWGYDGLVVTDWNSMGEMMVHGFAADHKNSAALAIGAGVDMDMMTYGFIANLETLVKEGKVSEKQVDAAVRNILRVKFLLGLFENPYVDPARAGKVLYSEENLDAARRTAEEAAILLKNDGVLPLDASRIRTILVTGPMADAPHDQLGTWAFDGDKTHTVTPLAALRERFGGKARIVYVPGLEYSRQEKDSFADVVGAARNADVVLAFLGEEAILSGEAHSLADLDLKGSQSALLAALKSSGKPIVATIMAGRPLTIEKDLANCDAMLYEFHPGNMGGPATVNLLFGDAVPSGKTPVTFLRTVGQAPMYYSHNNTGRPYNGELLLDQIPLEAGQTSLGNTSYYLDYGPAPLFPFGYGLSYTTFSYSGISLDKKVYSAEDTVRATFTLSNTGKYNGVEVAQLYVRDLVGSVTRPVKELKYFERIALEAGESREITFELPVRELAFWNMDMEKVVEPGAFQLWIAGDSASGEAVEFSVE, encoded by the coding sequence ATGAGACATAACATAAACCTGCTGTTGCCTTTCGTGGCGATAGCGATAACAATATCCTGTTCCGGGCCTTCCGCCTCGACAGTCGGATCGACTCCGGAAATCGAAAAGCGCATAGATAAGCTACTGTCGCAGATGACTCTCCAGGAGAAGATCGGCCAGATGAACCAGATCTCAGCCGGAGGCTCGGTCGAGCCTTTCGCCGATGCCGTACGCAACGGCCAGGTCGGATCCATACTCAACGAGACCGATCCGGGCAGGGTCAACGAACTCCAGCGCATCGCGGTCGAAGAATCCCGCCTCGGAATCCCGATTCTGATCGCCAGAGACGTGATCCATGGATTCAATACAGTCTTCCCTATTCCTCTGGGCATCGCGGCGACCTTCGATCCGCAGCTCGCTGAGGAAGGGGCCCGCGTCGCCGCCATCGAGGCCACTTCGGTCGGAGTCAGATGGACATTCTCCCCGATGCTCGACATCGCCCGCGACCCAAGATGGGGCCGCATCGCCGAAGGTTCCGGCGAGGATCCATATCTCGACGCGCGCATGGGAGAAGCGCTGGTCAGAGGCTATCAGGGCGAACCGGGAGATTCCACGTCAATGGCCGCCTGCATCAAGCATTTCGTCGGCTACGGCGCGGCGGAAGGCGGACGCGACTACAACAGCACCTATCTTACCGAACGTCAGCTCCGCAACGTATATCTTCCTCCGTTCGAGGCCGGAGTCAAAGCCGGTGCTATGACTCTGATGACATCATTCAACGACAATGACGGCGTCCCTTCGACCGGTAACCGTTTCATCGTCAACGACATCCTTCGGGACGAATGGGGCTATGACGGACTCGTGGTCACGGACTGGAATTCGATGGGAGAGATGATGGTCCATGGATTCGCGGCCGACCATAAGAATTCTGCCGCGCTGGCCATCGGCGCCGGCGTTGACATGGACATGATGACCTACGGATTCATCGCCAACCTGGAGACTCTGGTCAAGGAGGGAAAGGTCAGCGAGAAGCAGGTCGATGCCGCCGTGCGCAACATTCTGAGAGTGAAATTTCTGCTCGGACTGTTCGAGAATCCATATGTCGATCCCGCCAGGGCCGGGAAAGTCCTCTATAGCGAGGAGAACCTCGATGCCGCCAGACGGACGGCCGAGGAGGCTGCGATTCTGCTGAAGAACGATGGCGTGCTGCCGCTCGACGCTTCCCGCATCAGGACGATCCTGGTGACAGGCCCTATGGCCGATGCCCCTCATGACCAGCTGGGCACATGGGCCTTCGACGGCGACAAGACTCATACCGTCACTCCGCTCGCGGCTCTCAGGGAGAGATTCGGAGGGAAGGCCAGGATCGTATATGTTCCCGGCCTGGAATACAGCCGTCAGGAGAAAGACAGTTTCGCCGATGTCGTCGGCGCCGCCCGCAATGCGGATGTCGTGCTGGCGTTCCTGGGAGAAGAGGCCATCCTTTCCGGAGAGGCCCATTCTCTGGCAGACCTTGACCTGAAGGGCTCGCAGAGCGCTCTTCTCGCCGCGCTGAAGAGTTCCGGCAAGCCGATAGTTGCCACGATCATGGCCGGAAGGCCTCTTACGATCGAGAAGGATCTCGCCAATTGCGATGCCATGCTTTATGAGTTCCATCCCGGAAACATGGGCGGTCCCGCAACCGTCAATCTTCTTTTCGGAGATGCCGTGCCGAGCGGAAAGACTCCGGTCACATTCCTGCGTACCGTAGGACAGGCGCCGATGTACTATAGCCATAACAATACCGGACGTCCGTATAACGGAGAGCTTCTGCTGGACCAGATTCCTCTGGAGGCCGGCCAAACTTCTCTTGGCAATACTTCATATTATCTGGACTATGGTCCGGCTCCGCTGTTTCCGTTCGGATATGGACTGAGCTATACTACATTCTCATATTCCGGAATATCTCTTGACAAGAAGGTATATTCGGCCGAAGATACTGTCCGCGCCACGTTTACCCTTTCCAATACCGGGAAATATAACGGCGTCGAGGTCGCCCAGCTTTATGTCAGAGATCTGGTCGGGTCTGTAACCCGTCCGGTCAAGGAGCTGAAATATTTCGAGAGAATCGCTCTGGAGGCGGGAGAGAGCAGGGAAATCACCTTCGAACTTCCGGTCAGGGAGCTTGCCTTCTGGAATATGGATATGGAAAAAGTAGTGGAGCCCGGGGCGTTCCAGCTATGGATTGCCGGGGACAGCGCATCAGGCGAAGCAGTCGAGTTTTCAGTCGAGTAA
- a CDS encoding MFS transporter, FHS family, L-fucose permease — MAKKNGNIIAIVTMIFLFGMISFVTNLAAPIGNIWKMQPQIAGSNALGMMGNMMNFLAYLFMGVPAGKMLTKYGYKKTALIAIAVGFIGVFIQFLSGVVASFPANFACYLLGAFISGFSVCMLNTVVNPMLTLIGGEKHGNQYVQIGGTFNSLMGTLTPMLVGALIGTLTAQTVIKDVNPVLYIAMGVFLAAFIALSFIPIEDPEEVADAANAESPWNYKHFIYGVIAIFVYVGVEVGIPGTLNFYLADPENPAQMGANAATVAGFVAGTYWFLMLIGRFLSSLISGKVSAKAQITAVSAVALCLVIGAMVVSPEVRASMPAFTGSNFEMVNVPLSALLLVLCGLCTSVMWGAIFALSVDGLGSATNKASGLFMMMVVGGGIIPLLQNFIADHSTYMFSYILPAIGLAYILFFGLIGSKPAKRVKA; from the coding sequence ATGGCAAAGAAAAACGGTAACATTATCGCAATCGTTACTATGATCTTCCTCTTCGGAATGATCTCCTTCGTAACTAATCTCGCAGCTCCAATCGGCAACATCTGGAAGATGCAGCCGCAGATTGCTGGATCCAACGCCCTCGGAATGATGGGTAACATGATGAACTTCCTCGCATACCTCTTCATGGGTGTCCCTGCAGGAAAGATGCTTACCAAATACGGCTACAAAAAGACAGCGCTTATCGCTATCGCCGTCGGTTTCATCGGAGTCTTCATCCAGTTCCTTTCCGGTGTCGTAGCTTCCTTCCCTGCCAACTTTGCTTGCTATCTTCTCGGCGCATTCATTTCCGGATTCTCGGTATGTATGCTCAACACCGTAGTAAACCCTATGCTTACTCTTATCGGTGGTGAGAAGCACGGCAACCAGTATGTCCAGATCGGAGGTACTTTCAACTCTCTCATGGGTACCCTCACCCCTATGCTCGTCGGTGCTCTTATCGGAACCCTTACTGCCCAGACAGTGATCAAGGATGTCAATCCGGTTCTGTACATCGCCATGGGTGTGTTCCTTGCAGCCTTCATCGCCCTCTCCTTCATTCCTATCGAGGATCCTGAGGAGGTCGCTGATGCAGCCAATGCCGAGAGTCCTTGGAATTACAAGCATTTCATCTATGGCGTAATCGCCATCTTCGTATACGTGGGTGTCGAGGTCGGCATCCCTGGAACCCTCAACTTCTACCTTGCAGATCCTGAGAATCCTGCCCAGATGGGTGCCAACGCCGCTACTGTCGCAGGTTTCGTTGCAGGTACCTACTGGTTCCTGATGCTTATCGGCCGTTTCCTTTCCAGCCTTATCAGCGGCAAGGTTTCTGCCAAGGCCCAGATCACCGCTGTTTCTGCAGTAGCTCTCTGCCTCGTAATCGGCGCCATGGTAGTTTCTCCTGAGGTAAGGGCTTCAATGCCTGCATTCACAGGTTCAAACTTCGAGATGGTGAACGTTCCGCTCTCAGCCCTTCTTCTGGTACTTTGCGGTCTCTGTACTTCAGTCATGTGGGGAGCAATCTTCGCACTTTCTGTCGACGGTCTCGGCTCTGCGACCAACAAGGCTTCCGGCCTGTTCATGATGATGGTTGTCGGCGGTGGTATCATTCCGCTCCTGCAGAACTTCATAGCTGACCACAGCACCTATATGTTCAGCTATATCCTTCCTGCCATCGGACTTGCATATATCCTCTTCTTCGGTCTTATCGGCTCAAAGCCGGCCAAGAGAGTTAAAGCATAA
- a CDS encoding glucokinase, with protein MAQELVIGIDVGGQTTKCGVIDARGTVLAQTVIRTDTYTEIEPYIAELAEALQHIIAESKAEGLIRGIGVGAPNGNYYTGEIENAVNLTWGGTKKIAFSKLLSDAMNGIPVSLTNDANAAAMGEMTYGAARGMKNFIMITLGTGVGSGIVIDGKIVYGHDGFAGELGHTCAVRNNGRLCNCGKTGCLETYCSATGVARTAREWLEMTDEPSTLRSLDKVSSKDVYEAAKDGDKLALKIFEYTGNILGQKFADFIEFSAPEAIVLFGGLARAKDFLREPIERSMNANVLPLWRNKVKLVFSQLKESDAAILGASALAWEL; from the coding sequence ATGGCACAAGAACTTGTAATCGGAATTGATGTCGGCGGACAGACCACCAAATGCGGCGTCATTGATGCCCGTGGTACAGTGCTGGCTCAAACCGTCATCCGTACCGACACATATACTGAAATCGAACCTTACATCGCCGAGCTCGCCGAAGCTCTCCAGCATATCATCGCTGAATCCAAGGCCGAGGGACTTATCCGCGGTATCGGCGTCGGAGCTCCTAACGGCAACTATTATACGGGAGAGATCGAGAATGCTGTCAACCTTACATGGGGTGGCACCAAGAAGATCGCTTTCTCGAAGTTGCTTTCCGACGCGATGAACGGGATTCCTGTTTCTCTTACCAATGATGCCAACGCGGCAGCAATGGGAGAGATGACATACGGCGCCGCGAGGGGCATGAAGAATTTCATCATGATCACTCTCGGCACGGGCGTAGGTTCAGGCATTGTCATTGACGGAAAGATTGTCTATGGCCACGACGGTTTCGCCGGCGAGCTTGGACATACTTGCGCAGTCCGCAACAACGGCCGTCTCTGCAACTGCGGAAAGACCGGCTGTCTGGAGACTTACTGTTCTGCCACTGGTGTCGCTCGTACGGCACGCGAGTGGCTTGAAATGACTGATGAGCCTTCTACGCTGCGTAGTCTTGACAAGGTTTCTTCGAAGGATGTATATGAGGCCGCGAAGGATGGCGACAAGCTTGCCCTCAAGATTTTCGAATATACCGGAAATATCCTGGGACAGAAGTTTGCCGATTTCATCGAGTTCTCTGCGCCTGAGGCAATTGTGCTTTTCGGCGGTCTCGCAAGGGCAAAGGATTTCCTCCGCGAGCCTATCGAAAGGAGCATGAACGCCAATGTGCTTCCTCTTTGGAGAAACAAAGTAAAGCTCGTGTTCTCCCAGCTCAAGGAGTCCGACGCCGCCATCCTCGGCGCCTCCGCCCTCGCCTGGGAGCTCTAA
- a CDS encoding Outer membrane receptor proteins, mostly Fe transport, translating to MHYLAIIITILGGAFAAEPESEVFDTLAVSVVSSSAKLIQPLEQLSSPSTSVLYKDFESHGLNSPKLLSSIVPNLHIPDYGTSMTSSIYMRGFGSRIDNPVLGLYIDDIPVLDKNNYEFELMDIRRADLLRGPQGTLFGRNSLTGVLSISTLDPSVISGGKAVLEYGSANTMLAKGSWYGAGLGVSAAYRHSDGFYVNEFDGSDIDKYDSFSLRLTHGKDLNPRLHMDNTLSASWLVQGGYAYRRLVESGEGDPAYGGVLLPVNYNGDSGYRRVSVLGGTKFRYEHDRYQLRSMTSIQLLFDRMNMDQDFTPQSVFTLQQKQKQAAVTQEFIFRPKEDVEWWDSQTGVFAFYRYNYMDAPVNFLYDGVNTLILGNANKGIPDPDYLDFLEDEFLIATDFKIHTYNTAFYHESYFTFGNWHFTAGLRLDHEGNFMRYCSGTELTFIYSPIMKAYEPFETVYKGLERNFYFELLPKLSALYDFGSLNVFATVSKGYKSGGFNTQIFSDILQNKLMEGMMNHIGVHSVDSGEAPEASATCYKPESCFNYEAGLRYSHVSESGHRISASASAFYIDCHNQQITIFPPGKNTGRRMANVGKSRSYGAEAEFSYSYKNFSVNGSYGYVNARFTEYSDGKNDYSGNRIPYSPEQTAFMRASYTLPLSGGIMDSISFSADANCTGRIWWNEDNSYVEPVHVLFGGDITLDFGKFDLYVRGRNLSNRDYNTFYFKSMDNSFFQKAKPVSYTAGIRLNF from the coding sequence ATGCACTATCTTGCTATAATAATTACAATTCTTGGCGGAGCGTTTGCTGCTGAACCTGAGAGTGAAGTGTTCGATACTCTCGCTGTTTCGGTAGTATCTTCTTCCGCAAAACTGATACAACCTCTCGAACAGTTGTCTTCTCCTTCGACATCTGTCCTCTACAAAGACTTCGAAAGTCATGGGCTGAATAGTCCTAAACTTCTGTCTTCTATCGTTCCTAATCTTCATATTCCTGATTACGGAACTTCTATGACTTCCTCTATATATATGCGTGGATTCGGCTCCAGAATCGACAATCCGGTGCTCGGTCTTTATATAGATGACATCCCGGTGCTTGACAAGAACAACTACGAGTTCGAGCTGATGGACATCCGTCGTGCCGATCTCCTCAGAGGTCCTCAGGGCACTCTTTTCGGCCGTAATTCCCTTACCGGAGTTCTTTCAATCAGTACTCTCGACCCTTCAGTCATCAGTGGAGGCAAGGCTGTGCTGGAATATGGCTCCGCCAACACCATGCTTGCAAAAGGGTCGTGGTACGGTGCCGGTCTCGGCGTCTCGGCCGCCTACAGGCACAGCGATGGCTTTTATGTCAATGAATTCGACGGTAGCGATATAGATAAATATGATTCTTTCTCGCTGAGGCTGACTCATGGGAAAGATCTGAATCCTCGACTCCATATGGACAATACTCTTTCGGCATCTTGGCTGGTGCAGGGCGGCTATGCGTACCGCCGTCTGGTGGAGTCGGGAGAGGGCGATCCGGCTTATGGAGGAGTGCTGCTTCCGGTCAATTACAACGGCGACAGCGGTTACCGGAGGGTTTCTGTCCTCGGCGGAACGAAGTTTCGTTATGAGCATGACCGCTACCAGCTGCGAAGCATGACCAGTATCCAGCTGCTCTTCGACCGTATGAATATGGACCAGGATTTCACTCCGCAGTCTGTGTTTACTCTGCAGCAGAAGCAGAAGCAGGCAGCAGTCACTCAGGAGTTTATCTTCCGTCCAAAGGAGGATGTCGAATGGTGGGACAGCCAGACCGGAGTCTTTGCTTTCTATCGCTACAATTATATGGATGCGCCTGTCAATTTCCTGTATGACGGAGTTAATACTCTTATTCTGGGAAATGCGAATAAAGGTATACCGGATCCAGATTACCTGGATTTCCTGGAGGATGAATTTTTGATAGCTACTGATTTTAAAATACACACTTACAACACAGCGTTCTATCACGAGTCATATTTTACTTTCGGAAACTGGCATTTCACTGCAGGATTACGTCTGGATCACGAAGGTAATTTTATGAGATATTGCTCCGGGACCGAGTTGACTTTTATCTACTCCCCGATTATGAAGGCTTACGAACCTTTCGAGACAGTGTATAAGGGGTTGGAAAGGAATTTCTATTTTGAACTGCTTCCTAAATTATCGGCCTTATATGATTTTGGCAGTCTGAATGTGTTTGCAACTGTCTCGAAGGGTTATAAGTCTGGCGGATTCAACACCCAGATTTTCTCCGATATCCTGCAGAACAAGTTGATGGAAGGGATGATGAATCATATCGGAGTGCATTCAGTGGACAGCGGTGAGGCTCCTGAGGCGTCTGCGACTTGCTATAAGCCTGAGTCATGTTTCAACTATGAAGCCGGTCTGCGTTATTCTCATGTTTCGGAATCCGGCCACCGTATCTCTGCATCGGCGTCGGCTTTCTATATCGATTGCCATAACCAGCAGATCACCATCTTTCCTCCGGGAAAGAATACTGGACGCCGTATGGCAAATGTGGGCAAATCCCGCAGTTACGGAGCTGAAGCGGAGTTCTCTTATTCATACAAGAATTTCAGTGTCAATGGTTCGTATGGCTATGTGAATGCAAGGTTTACCGAGTATTCCGACGGAAAAAATGATTATTCCGGAAACCGTATCCCTTATTCTCCGGAGCAGACAGCTTTCATGCGTGCATCCTATACTCTTCCTTTAAGCGGAGGTATCATGGATAGCATCAGTTTCTCGGCCGATGCCAATTGCACGGGCAGAATCTGGTGGAACGAAGATAACTCTTATGTCGAGCCGGTCCATGTCCTTTTCGGTGGTGATATCACCCTGGATTTCGGAAAGTTTGACTTATATGTCCGCGGACGTAACCTTTCAAACCGCGATTATAATACTTTTTATTTCAAGTCGATGGACAACAGCTTTTTCCAGAAGGCGAAACCTGTCAGCTATACGGCTGGAATCAGATTAAATTTTTAA
- a CDS encoding transcriptional regulator, AraC family has translation MQNLTASFAIHALNTLGYKVSPPIGERTFGQWSFCYLISGEMFMESAPDSYLIRGHEFVLVPPGVPFRISWYRDSIGYMGGFDETILKDRSYTCLQAKRPLRVSVSADDEGFVDELMYKLLRKKDDMPVVLGCLDVMLSQIDADTPESRMPDKPLVNLFLDRIFDREKEFLGVAGYAEELNVTPNYLNRLVRKSTGRSANEWIEISRLTYAKLLLRRKELAIIDVAAMVGLPDQSYFSRFFKKIEGVTPSEFRKDL, from the coding sequence ATGCAGAATCTTACCGCATCCTTCGCCATCCATGCCCTGAATACCTTGGGCTACAAAGTCTCTCCTCCTATCGGAGAAAGGACTTTCGGCCAGTGGTCGTTCTGCTATCTGATTTCCGGCGAAATGTTCATGGAATCGGCACCGGATTCTTATCTGATCCGGGGCCATGAGTTCGTGCTCGTCCCTCCGGGAGTTCCGTTCCGCATCAGCTGGTACCGGGACAGTATCGGTTATATGGGAGGATTCGACGAGACAATCCTAAAGGATCGCAGCTACACCTGTCTTCAGGCCAAGAGGCCGCTCCGGGTGTCTGTCAGCGCCGATGACGAGGGCTTCGTCGACGAGCTCATGTACAAACTGCTCCGGAAGAAAGACGATATGCCCGTCGTTCTGGGTTGCCTGGATGTAATGCTGTCGCAGATCGATGCCGATACCCCGGAGAGCCGCATGCCGGACAAGCCGCTTGTGAATTTGTTCCTCGACAGGATCTTCGACAGGGAGAAGGAGTTCCTTGGGGTTGCCGGATACGCCGAAGAACTGAATGTCACGCCTAATTATCTCAATCGTCTTGTCCGCAAAAGTACCGGCCGCAGTGCGAATGAATGGATAGAGATTTCGCGCCTGACTTATGCGAAGTTGTTGCTCCGGCGAAAGGAGCTGGCCATCATCGATGTAGCGGCCATGGTGGGTCTTCCGGACCAGTCTTATTTCTCCCGCTTCTTCAAGAAAATAGAGGGCGTCACTCCTTCAGAGTTCCGGAAAGACTTATAG